Within the uncultured Campylobacter sp. genome, the region ATCCTGATCGCAAAACTTGCGATGAAATTATTTGTGCTGCTCCCGAGGTTTTGGACAAGCTAACTAATACCTGCAAGCCTTGCTCTGAAAATACTCAATATGATTCTGAAACAAAATCTTGCGTATGCAAAAGTGGCACTTTCAATTTTGAAAATCGATGTGTTTCTACTTGCGCTGATTTTGAGATATTGCAACAGCGCTTTAATTGCGTTTGCTCCCACGGCGAGGGCGATAAAAAAATTAAGGTTACTCAATCTAGCGGTAAAATTTCGGGTAAATTTGAGGGATTTTATGACAAAGGTGACACTATTGTCGGCATAAATCAAGCACCTGATACTATTGTTGCAAATTATTCTTGTGTCGCAAAATGCACCGTCGGTATTATTCGAGTTAATAAAAGCGCTGCTGGCGATGCTATGTGCTCTGGCTTAAATCTTGATGATTTCACTCAGATTGATTTGGACGCCCTGGATAAAAGTATGTCAAATCCTGATAGTGCTAAGACTGATAAAGAAAAAGAGGAAGATAAAAATAAGGACAAGGATAAAGATAAAGGCGGCGGTTCTGGTAAAGGTGATGGTAAGGGTAATGGTTCTACTACCGGTGATGATAATTCAAAGGGTTCTAGCGGCAATATCACTATAGGGGATAATAACAAAACTAAAAACCCTGATAAGCCGGGCTCTAATCATTCTAAAGATGATCCCAATAATAATGGTAAGGGTAAGGACGATGGTAGTAAAGGCGATAAGGGTCATAGTGGTAGCGGTAATAACAATGATGGTGTAGGTAAAGGTGATTTTCAAGCTGGCATAGGCGATGGCGACAATGAGGACTATTTTGGTTCTTTAGAGGGTGAATTTAAAGCTTTTGACGGTCTTATCGGCGATCTTAAAGGTTTTAAAGATATGTTTGAAGGTGGCAAGTCTATTCCTAAGCTTAATAGTCCTTCTGTTCCTAAAACTTGCCCTGTTACTCGTAAATTTAGTGGCACAAATATCGAAGCGAAAGATGTTACTTGGGATTTATGTGCTGTCTTAGCCCCTATGCGTGATCCTTTGTATTTTATGTTTTATTTGGCTTTCCTTGTGGGTTTTATGTGGTCTGCCTATAGAATTTTACTTTATGCCTTTAGGAGTTAGATATGCCCGCTATTCTTGGTTGGTTATTTTCAGGTTTGGTAGATGTTTTTTTGTATTTTTTTAATCTTTTTTCTAAAAATTGGACTATACCTATTGTTCGAGCTTATCAGGTTGCTTTTTTTCTTGCTTTTCTTGCTTTTTTAGGCGCTCTTTCCAAATTTATTTATAGTGTATATTCTTTTCTATCTAGCGGTATAAATACTTTGAATAACGCTATTATTAATCCAAATGGTGAGCTTTTAAACGTAGCCTTTGCCGTTTTAAAAACTATTGGTTTCTTTGAAGCTCTTGCTTCAACTTTTAATGTTTTTGCACCTTTATTATTCGGCGTTTTTTTGATTTATACTCTTAAAGCGCTTTATAAAATTGCTTGGGTTAAGTATGACAGTGTTTATAAGACAGCTACTTTATATAGTGCTAACTCTGCTTCAAAAAATGGCAAGAGGTTTTTTAAGAAAAGATGAGCTTAACATATATTGTCGGTAATCCTGGTTCTGGTAAAACCTATTTGGCTGTTAATAAGCTATATGAATGTTTTATCAGTGATACTAAAACTAATAAGAAAAATTATCGGTTTGCTTATACAAATATTAATGAATTTGATTTTTCTAAGTCAGATAAAATTAAGAAACTTGATATCGATGAATTTAAATCTAATCTTTCCGTTCTTTATTCTTATTATAAGTCTAAAGTAACCGATAGTGAGCTTATAAAATATGCAAAGGAGCTAAATTTATGTAATGTTTTAATCGTTATCGATGAATGTCATTCAACTATTTTTAGTCAGAAAGGCGATAAGGTCTTGATTTGGTGGCTTACTTACCATCGTCATCTTTATCAAGATATTTATCTTATTACTCAAAATTTAAGCCTCGTCGATAGTACTTATAAAAAGATTGCTGAATTTTTTTATAAGGCAGTTGACGGCTCTAAACGTCTTTTTTCTAGTCGTTTACGGTATGTATTGTTTAACAGCCCTACAATGTATCAAAAGCGTGATATAGTCGTGGGTGGCGGTATAAGTCTTAAATTTAACCCTGAAATTTATAAACTTTACCATAGTGGTGATGAAACGAAACATAAAAGTCTTATTAAGTATTATTTTTTAGTGTCTTTTTTTCTTATTTTTTTAATTGTTGTATTATTTTTATTTTTCAAAGATTATTTTAATACTAGCGATAAAAGCGCTCGTAAAGTTAGTTCGATTTCTACTTCCCCTGTTGTTGTTAATCAAATTTATACAAATACTGCGGTTTCGGTTGATAAAAATGTTTCTATGGCTCAAATTCAGTATTCATATTTTGTAAGGTGCATATACACTGATTGCGTGATAGATGGTTATGCTCCTTTCACTTATAAATACTTTTCGCTTATGATCTCTCAAGTTGAGCCTATTTATATCGAATACAAAAGCGATACTAAAGGCTTTTTAGAAATTTATGCTTATTTTGATAAGCCTATTTTTGAAAATTTAAAAAAGGAAGTGAAAAATGAAAAGGATTCTTTTAGCACTAGTTCTGTCGTTAAATCTGCTTTTAGCAAGTGAGGTCAAGTTAAATTTATTAGAATTTGCTAATCTCGCTAGCGTAAATTCAAATACAGATATTCTTATATCTGACGATATTAACCCTAATGATTTCTATTTTTACACCAATAAACAAACTAAAATTTCTATATCTCTTTTTCGTAAAGCGATAGAAGTTAAAGGTTTAAGACTCGTGCGAAATAGTGATTTTTACTACGTAGAAAATAAAGCTCTTGATAATAATGGCACTTTAACTCCTAAGGCTAAGCTTCGCTATTTGGAGCTTAAGAATAATACCTTTGATGATGTGTCTAAGATTATTAAATCGACTACCGATTCAAACGATTTTAACTCTACTTCGTCCAAGGTCGAATATATAAAATCTACTAATTCTGTTGTTTTTAAGGCTAATGACGACGATTACAACGATATTATCGACTTCGCGCAGCGCTCGGATAAGAGATTAGAGCAAGTAAATTTTAAACTCACTATTTTGGAAACTAATCTCAATAATGCCGAAAATATAGGCACAAATCTAAATTCTCTTGCCGATGTTGTAACCCGCGCCGACTTTAATTACTTTGTAAATTTGATAACTATGCCTTACACTGCCGAAACTAACGTTGTCAGAGATAAGAAAAAAGGATTTTATGGAGTTTTGAATTTACTTGTTAAAAATGATGTTACTTCCGTTAAACAATCACCTTATTTAGTTGCCAAAAATGGCACTCCCGTTTATTTCTCATCTGTTAAGAATATTCCTTATCTTAAAAATACTTCTACCTATTCTAATGCTTCTACTACTACGCAAAACACTTATGATTATCGCGATGTAGGCTTAAAAGTTTCTATTACTCCAACTATATTGAAAGACCATATTGATTTTGATTTAGATCTTGTCGTTGAGGATATTTTAGATGAAACAACTTTGACGCCTCAAACGTCAAAGAAAGAGTTAAAATCTAATTACTCAATCAACAAGGGCGAAATTTTAGTATTAAGTGGGATCAATAAAGAAACGGCTTACGAGTATCGCAATGGCGTTCCGCTTTTAAAAGATATTCCGATTATTCAGTATTTGTTTTCAATCAAACAAAAGGTTATCCAGAAGTCCGTTATTACGCTTACAATCGAAGCGTTTTAATGAGGCGGGTGCACGCCTAGCGAGGCGCTCCGCGCCGAGCGAGGGCGTGCCTCTTGACTAAATATAATAGATATGTGTAGCTTTCATATTTTAGGGATTTTGATAATGTATGGTATAACTAAAGAAGATAAAATTTTTCTTTCGGAGCGTTTAAAACTCCAGCAGAAATTTCTCGATGAGAATTTTGTTTCGTTTGATGATGTTGCCTTGCCGTTGTCGTCGTTCTATTTTAGCTCTTGGCATAATCCTGCACGTTATATTGCGGAGCTTAATACTCGCGTTTCGTCTATGGAACAATATGCTTCTGATCGTAATTTAGAGCCTATATTTTGCGTTTTTACGCTTCCTAGTGCCTATCATTGTAAAAGGTTTATAAAGCTTAAAAACGGCGGATATAGGCTTGTGCGTAATGAAAATTTTATCGATGATGAGGAGCATAGTGTTTGTGCGGGGGCTCATCGGCTTCAGTTGCTTATTCGTAGTATTATGAATTCTGTTGTTATGCGTGAAATTTCTACCGATGATAGGTGTTATATCACTACGAAAGAGCCTCATAAAGACGGCACTTGTCATTTAAATTTATTGCTTTTTGTTCCTGGTAGCTTTAAAGAACGCGTAATACACGCCATAAAAAGGCGTTTTATCTCTGATGAAAATAGGATTGAGACGGATATTCGCAACGCTACAGGCTATATTATGAAATATATTTTTAAAACCTTAGATGATCTGCGCGATAATCCTTCTATTGAAAATTTAAGCGATATTTCGTTTTGGTATTTGAAGCATCGTATTCGTCGTGTTACTATGTCAAAGACTTTTATTAGTCTTGAAATTTATCGTAAGGTTGGTGGCAAATTTAGCCTTATTGAGCTTACTAAAAATTATAGTTTGGGCTTGCTTACAGTGCTTTGCGACACCGATAGTAAAAAGCCTGTTTTAATCTATGATAACGATTTTGGGGATTTATGGGTTAAGAAAAAGACACGAACTTTTAATCCTTGCGGTAAAATCCAATCTCACGAGTTAAAATCTATTCAAAGTTTCTATAACAGCGGTATTAAGCCAGTTTATTACAATCCATATAAGATATTTCGCACCGCCTGGAAAGATATGAGCGACGAGCGCCTAAAATTATACTGGCGCGACAACCAAAAAGAGATGACCGATGATATTTTAAGCGTTCAAGATTACGCTATGCTTGAGAATGAGATGATTGATCGCGGATTTCTACAACGCTATAAAAATCATATCAGATATTTTACCGAGCATGCTTTAGAGGATATTAGGGAACTAGAATTTAAGTATTCCAATAACGGCGTTATGCCGTATCCGTTTTAAAAGAGTAAGTGATTAAATTTAAATATTTTGCTGATCTATTTTTGCAAATAGGCTCTAATAGCTGGAAACCCTCTACTATCTTTAAGTATGAAAGTATCGTTGTTAAAAGGCTAAATTTTTTATACGATAGAGAGATTGAGAGTATTAAGGCTAGCGAGCTTAAGCTATGGTTTTCTCAGATAAATAAGGAAGTGAGCGCCAAAACTCTAAGGGATTATAAAAGCTGTTTAAATCAAATTTTTCAGCTTGCTAAGTATGATGAGTTTATTAGAAATAATCCGATTGATTATATACGGAATTTTAACCTTGTCAAGCCTAAAATTCAGCCTTTTACCGATACTGAAGTTAATCGTATTTTAGGAGCTTCAAAGGCTTACAGCTTAAAGTTCCAAATTTTTTTGAAAATTGGCTTTTACACTGGTATTCGCACGGGTGAGATTTTAGCTCTTAAAAAGGAAAATATCGATTTTAACAAAAGACTTATATATGTTAAGCTTTCCAGGTCTAAATTTGGCGAGAATAGCCCTAAAACTGCAGGTAGTATAAGGCAAGTGCCTATAGTCGATGCTTTATATTACGATCTTGAGAAATATGTTTTATTTCACGCTCTCCATTCTTATCTATTCGTAAATCAATACTGCGAGCCTTATAATACCGATTTTTCATTCACTCGCTATTATTGGAAACCCTTGCTTAAGTCTTTGTGTATTCCTTATCGTAAGCTATACGTTATGCGTCATACATATGCAACTAATGTTTTAAAAAATACAGATATCAGCCCTTATGAGCTTTCAAGGCTTTTGGGTCATAGTAGCACGGAAATGGTTTTTAATCGTTACGTTAAATTTATTGAAAATCAGAAAGATGAGTTTAAAAGGGATGTTAAAATTTACTGATGATTTCTTATTCCCGGACTCTTAGATTAAAAGAGACTTAAAGCAGACAAAATTTCGTGGTGCGACCGACGAGACTTGAACTCGTACACCTTGCGGCACTACCCCC harbors:
- a CDS encoding type II and III secretion system protein, whose protein sequence is MKRILLALVLSLNLLLASEVKLNLLEFANLASVNSNTDILISDDINPNDFYFYTNKQTKISISLFRKAIEVKGLRLVRNSDFYYVENKALDNNGTLTPKAKLRYLELKNNTFDDVSKIIKSTTDSNDFNSTSSKVEYIKSTNSVVFKANDDDYNDIIDFAQRSDKRLEQVNFKLTILETNLNNAENIGTNLNSLADVVTRADFNYFVNLITMPYTAETNVVRDKKKGFYGVLNLLVKNDVTSVKQSPYLVAKNGTPVYFSSVKNIPYLKNTSTYSNASTTTQNTYDYRDVGLKVSITPTILKDHIDFDLDLVVEDILDETTLTPQTSKKELKSNYSINKGEILVLSGINKETAYEYRNGVPLLKDIPIIQYLFSIKQKVIQKSVITLTIEAF
- a CDS encoding site-specific integrase — protein: MIKFKYFADLFLQIGSNSWKPSTIFKYESIVVKRLNFLYDREIESIKASELKLWFSQINKEVSAKTLRDYKSCLNQIFQLAKYDEFIRNNPIDYIRNFNLVKPKIQPFTDTEVNRILGASKAYSLKFQIFLKIGFYTGIRTGEILALKKENIDFNKRLIYVKLSRSKFGENSPKTAGSIRQVPIVDALYYDLEKYVLFHALHSYLFVNQYCEPYNTDFSFTRYYWKPLLKSLCIPYRKLYVMRHTYATNVLKNTDISPYELSRLLGHSSTEMVFNRYVKFIENQKDEFKRDVKIY
- a CDS encoding zonular occludens toxin domain-containing protein; the protein is MSLTYIVGNPGSGKTYLAVNKLYECFISDTKTNKKNYRFAYTNINEFDFSKSDKIKKLDIDEFKSNLSVLYSYYKSKVTDSELIKYAKELNLCNVLIVIDECHSTIFSQKGDKVLIWWLTYHRHLYQDIYLITQNLSLVDSTYKKIAEFFYKAVDGSKRLFSSRLRYVLFNSPTMYQKRDIVVGGGISLKFNPEIYKLYHSGDETKHKSLIKYYFLVSFFLIFLIVVLFLFFKDYFNTSDKSARKVSSISTSPVVVNQIYTNTAVSVDKNVSMAQIQYSYFVRCIYTDCVIDGYAPFTYKYFSLMISQVEPIYIEYKSDTKGFLEIYAYFDKPIFENLKKEVKNEKDSFSTSSVVKSAFSK